Proteins encoded in a region of the Streptomyces sp. NBC_00310 genome:
- the whiG gene encoding RNA polymerase sigma factor WhiG, translated as MPQHTSGSDRTAVPSAARGTVRPPAPSTLEELWRTYKTTGDERLREQLILHYSPLVKYVAGRVSVGLPANVEQADFVSSGVFGLIDAIEKFDIDREIKFETYAITRIRGAMIDELRALDWIPRSVRQKARNVERAYATLESRLRRTPSEGEVAAEMGIAVDELHSVFSQLSLANVVALEELLHVGGEGGDRLSLMDTLEDTAADNPVEVAEDRELRRFLARAINTLPEREKTVVTLYYYEGLTLAEIGNVLGVTESRVSQIHTKSVLQLRAKLASFGR; from the coding sequence ATGCCCCAGCACACCTCCGGGTCTGACCGGACGGCGGTACCCTCCGCCGCTCGCGGCACCGTGCGCCCGCCCGCCCCCTCGACACTCGAGGAGCTGTGGCGGACGTACAAGACGACGGGCGACGAACGGCTGCGCGAGCAGTTGATCCTGCACTACTCACCGCTGGTGAAGTACGTCGCGGGCCGGGTCAGTGTCGGCCTGCCGGCCAACGTCGAGCAGGCCGACTTCGTCTCCTCCGGGGTCTTCGGGCTGATCGACGCGATCGAGAAGTTCGACATCGACCGGGAGATCAAGTTCGAGACGTACGCGATCACCCGGATCCGTGGCGCCATGATCGACGAACTGCGCGCGCTGGACTGGATCCCCCGGTCGGTGCGGCAGAAGGCGCGCAACGTGGAGCGGGCCTACGCCACCCTGGAGTCCCGGCTCAGACGCACCCCGAGCGAGGGCGAGGTGGCCGCCGAGATGGGTATCGCGGTCGATGAACTTCACTCGGTCTTCAGTCAGTTGTCGCTGGCCAACGTCGTGGCGCTGGAGGAGCTGCTGCATGTCGGGGGCGAGGGCGGCGACCGGCTGAGCCTGATGGACACGCTGGAGGACACCGCCGCGGACAACCCGGTCGAGGTCGCCGAGGACCGGGAGCTGCGCCGCTTCCTGGCGCGGGCCATCAACACGCTGCCCGAGCGGGAGAAGACCGTCGTCACGCTGTACTACTACGAGGGGCTCACCCTCGCGGAGATCGGGAACGTGCTGGGGGTCACCGAGAGCCGGGTGAGCCAGATCCACACGAAGTCGGTGCTGCAGCTACGGGCGAAGCTGGCGAGTTTTGGTCGTTGA
- a CDS encoding TetR/AcrR family transcriptional regulator, whose amino-acid sequence MAEHRSMQRAALLDAARSLLSEGGTEALTFPALAERTGLARSSVYEYFRSRAAVVEELCEVDFPVWAAEVEAAMAAAERPEGKVEAYVRKQLELVGDRRHRAVVAISASELDAGAREKIRAAHGGLVAMIVEALAGLGQTEPRLAAMLLQGVVDAAVRRIELGAAEEPSAITEAAVGMALRGVRG is encoded by the coding sequence GTGGCCGAGCACCGGTCGATGCAGCGAGCCGCCCTGCTGGACGCGGCTCGGTCCCTGCTGTCCGAGGGAGGGACGGAGGCGTTGACGTTCCCCGCGCTCGCCGAGCGTACGGGGCTGGCGCGGTCGTCCGTGTACGAGTACTTCCGGTCGCGGGCGGCGGTGGTCGAGGAGCTGTGCGAGGTCGACTTTCCCGTGTGGGCGGCGGAGGTCGAGGCGGCGATGGCCGCGGCCGAGCGGCCCGAGGGCAAGGTCGAGGCGTACGTCCGCAAACAGTTGGAGCTGGTCGGGGACCGGCGGCATCGGGCCGTGGTGGCGATCTCGGCGAGCGAACTGGACGCCGGGGCGCGGGAGAAGATCCGGGCCGCGCACGGTGGGCTCGTCGCGATGATCGTGGAGGCGCTCGCGGGGCTGGGGCAGACGGAGCCCCGGCTGGCCGCGATGCTGTTGCAGGGAGTCGTGGACGCGGCGGTGCGGCGTATCGAGCTGGGGGCCGCCGAGGAGCCCTCCGCGATCACCGAGGCGGCCGTGGGGATGGCTCTGCGGGGCGTACGGGGCTGA
- a CDS encoding murein hydrolase activator EnvC family protein: protein MSHETAHERTTRRRAGAGAGAGAGAGAWSTLLLCLMSTLLATAWTTAPRAAPGPPAPEDPVPALGRAWPVGLRPLVVRAWEPPPTPYARGHRGVDLSAPPGSPVRAVASGRVSFAGRVAGRGVIAVDLSATGDPPLRTTYEPVRASVKKGDEVTAGTILGTLEASPSHCPTACLHWGLRRGETYLDPLSLLPPWLLRRGPSRLLSVPE from the coding sequence ATGTCTCACGAAACGGCTCACGAGCGAACGACCCGCCGACGTGCGGGTGCGGGTGCGGGTGCGGGTGCGGGTGCGGGTGCATGGTCGACCCTGCTGCTGTGCCTGATGTCGACCCTCCTGGCCACGGCCTGGACGACGGCACCTCGCGCGGCCCCCGGGCCACCGGCCCCCGAGGACCCCGTCCCCGCCCTGGGCCGTGCCTGGCCCGTCGGGCTCCGCCCGCTGGTGGTCCGCGCCTGGGAGCCCCCGCCCACCCCCTATGCCCGGGGGCATCGAGGCGTCGACCTGTCCGCCCCGCCCGGCTCCCCGGTACGCGCGGTGGCATCGGGCCGCGTCTCCTTCGCGGGCCGGGTGGCGGGCCGTGGAGTCATCGCCGTCGACCTCTCCGCCACGGGCGACCCACCCCTGCGCACGACCTACGAGCCGGTCCGGGCATCCGTGAAGAAGGGCGACGAGGTAACCGCGGGCACGATCCTGGGCACCCTGGAAGCCTCCCCGTCCCACTGCCCGACAGCCTGCCTGCACTGGGGCCTGCGCAGAGGGGAGACCTACCTGGACCCGCTCTCGCTCCTCCCGCCGTGGCTGCTGCGCAGGGGCCCCTCACGCCTACTGTCGGTACCCGAGTAG